One window from the genome of Montipora foliosa isolate CH-2021 chromosome 5, ASM3666993v2, whole genome shotgun sequence encodes:
- the LOC138003981 gene encoding marginal zone B- and B1-cell-specific protein-like produces MVLYNFFFNTSNQSLQKRHSKEEIRMHFRSSVLGLLVAVWSLQVHAFQDGQPMRFETPKMNEEEQHSIHTPTSFEMTCDACTAIAYQMSKALKKAETKKPSLKGKPLPESEIIDLLEHVCEEHIWESYGLKAVNGINRLSGDGLEAKDVPGMMQGGGKWPGRLSRKCSTMVGDIGEDELYSEYRKTKDLFNFLCKEYTKDCVKKDKEEL; encoded by the exons atggttttatacaattttttttttaacacgtCTAATCAAAGTTTGCAGAAGCGCCATTCAAAAGAGGAGATAAGGATGCATTTCCGGAGTAGTGTGTTGGGCTTACTTGTTGCTGTTTGGAGCTTGCAAGTGCACGCCTTTCAAGATGGACAACCCATGCGTTTTGAGACTCCAAAGATGAACGAGGAAGAACAGCATTCGATTCATACTCCAACGTCGTTTGAAATGACGTGTGATGCTTGCACTGCGATAGCTTATCAG ATGAGTAAAGCATTGAAAAAAGCAGAGACGAAAAAGCCTTCATTGAAAGGAAAACCTCTTCCAGAGTCGGAAATAATTGATTTGCTTGAACATGTCTGTGAAGAACACATCTGGGAATC ATATGGCTTGAAGGCAGTTAATGGCATCAATCGCTTATCTGGTGATGGATTGGAGGCTAAAGATGTTCCTGGTATGATGCAAGGAGGTGGGAAATGGCCTGGGAG ACTTTCCAGAAAATGCAGCACCATGGTTGGAGACATTGGGGAGGACGAACTGTACTCAGAATatagaaaaacaaaagatctcttcaACTTCCTTTGCAAAGAATACACAAAAGATTGTGTGAAAAAGGATAAGGAAGAATTATGA